One Candidatus Neomarinimicrobiota bacterium DNA segment encodes these proteins:
- a CDS encoding TRAP transporter TatT component family protein, with product MIDQRSRFVILTGIVLILLSGCSVKKMAMRQVAGSFDNAMDAYTRDGDPEFVEEAMPSTLKMVEMLLTGSPENPQLLNAAAGGFTMYSHAFIMQEADVVEENGNIEQARQMRDRGKQMFLRARDYGLRGLEVKYPGFRAGLNQNADSTVQQVSVDDLSFLYWTAASWGSAISSDTDDYKLVLDLPKVEALITRALELDDTWGDGQLHDFMISFQAGRAGMGGSIDSAEYHFQRALELNQGHSAGTYVTAAEAIAVRQQDQERFRKLLDKALAVDIEKYPDLRLSNALAHRRAEWLLEHIDRYFY from the coding sequence ATGATTGACCAGCGCAGTCGATTTGTCATTTTGACCGGCATCGTCCTGATTCTTCTCTCTGGCTGTTCCGTCAAAAAGATGGCCATGAGGCAGGTTGCCGGTTCGTTCGATAACGCCATGGACGCCTATACCAGAGATGGCGATCCGGAGTTCGTCGAGGAAGCTATGCCCTCCACCCTGAAAATGGTGGAGATGCTTTTAACCGGGTCGCCGGAGAACCCCCAGCTATTGAATGCGGCGGCCGGCGGATTCACCATGTATTCACATGCCTTTATCATGCAAGAGGCCGATGTGGTCGAGGAAAACGGGAATATCGAGCAAGCCCGGCAGATGCGGGATCGCGGGAAACAGATGTTCCTCCGTGCCAGAGATTATGGACTCCGGGGCCTGGAGGTAAAGTATCCCGGATTTCGTGCCGGTCTTAATCAAAATGCGGACTCAACAGTGCAACAAGTTTCCGTGGACGACCTTTCATTTCTTTACTGGACGGCGGCCTCATGGGGCAGCGCCATCAGTTCGGATACAGACGATTACAAGTTGGTTTTGGACTTACCCAAGGTGGAAGCCCTGATCACCCGGGCGCTGGAGCTGGATGACACCTGGGGAGACGGTCAGCTGCACGACTTTATGATTTCGTTTCAGGCCGGCCGCGCCGGTATGGGGGGCTCTATAGATTCGGCAGAGTACCACTTTCAGCGGGCACTGGAACTAAACCAGGGGCACTCCGCCGGTACTTATGTGACGGCGGCGGAAGCGATAGCCGTCCGGCAGCAGGATCAGGAACGATTCCGGAAATTACTAGACAAAGCGCTGGCCGTGGATATAGAGAAATATCCGGATTTACGATTGTCAAATGCATTGGCACACCGGCGGGCTGAATGGCTGCTGGAACATATAGATCGATATTTTTACTAA
- the dctP gene encoding TRAP transporter substrate-binding protein DctP, with the protein MTLYLKKFSRGIVGVAVLGLILSPFTQSAAKPIQIKIATLVPKSTGYYEVLQDIATDWEKITNGEVSVRIYPGGVTGDERDMIRKMRIDQIQAAAVSTKGLQFIHDAVYGLNYPMMVQSWDELDWLRERIGPSLRQKFSDRGFELLFWADVGWIYFFSTEPIMKPADVKSLKLFTRATDFDDLELWRSSGFNPVPLTTSDVLPGLQTGLIDVVQAPAFLVLSSQWFGIANHMLNVKWAALSGGFVITNKAWERVPEQYREPMREAAIERSKRIKNEIRYNSDQAIDIMKKHGLVVHTPDEEMMEVWRKETESYYPGFKGVLVPDAMHERVMNLWPQLKEYRQSKQDSSQAVK; encoded by the coding sequence ATGACCTTATATTTAAAAAAATTTTCTCGCGGTATAGTGGGAGTGGCAGTGCTTGGGCTGATACTATCTCCGTTTACTCAATCAGCGGCGAAGCCGATTCAGATTAAAATTGCGACGTTAGTGCCGAAATCTACCGGATATTACGAGGTACTGCAGGATATCGCGACCGATTGGGAGAAGATTACAAATGGCGAAGTCTCCGTCCGGATCTATCCCGGTGGCGTGACCGGTGACGAACGCGATATGATTCGAAAGATGCGCATCGACCAAATTCAGGCGGCGGCCGTTAGCACGAAGGGATTGCAATTTATCCATGATGCGGTGTACGGGCTCAATTATCCAATGATGGTGCAAAGCTGGGACGAATTGGACTGGTTACGGGAGCGGATCGGTCCGTCCCTGCGGCAAAAATTTAGCGACCGGGGATTTGAACTGCTCTTCTGGGCGGATGTCGGCTGGATATACTTTTTTTCCACCGAACCGATCATGAAGCCAGCAGATGTAAAAAGCTTGAAACTATTTACCCGCGCCACGGATTTTGACGATCTCGAACTATGGAGGTCCTCCGGATTTAATCCTGTCCCGTTGACGACTAGTGACGTGCTCCCGGGACTCCAGACCGGACTCATTGACGTGGTGCAGGCGCCGGCATTTTTGGTGCTGTCGTCCCAGTGGTTCGGTATCGCCAACCATATGCTGAACGTGAAATGGGCAGCACTCTCCGGCGGGTTCGTGATCACCAATAAGGCGTGGGAACGGGTGCCGGAACAGTATCGGGAACCAATGCGAGAGGCCGCGATAGAGCGCAGCAAGCGGATTAAGAACGAAATTCGGTATAATTCGGATCAGGCCATCGACATTATGAAAAAGCACGGGCTAGTAGTGCATACGCCGGACGAAGAAATGATGGAGGTCTGGCGAAAAGAGACCGAGTCTTATTACCCCGGATTCAAAGGTGTTCTGGTTCCGGACGCAATGCACGAACGCGTGATGAATCTCTGGCCGCAACTCAAGGAATACCGGCAGTCAAAGCAGGATAGTAGCCAGGCGGTGAAGTAG
- a CDS encoding TRAP transporter large permease subunit, with protein sequence MLGLKTPTSVSSVLEAVESWFTYLILLALMLLPLGEIITRNFLGSSMPGAVLVVQHLTLWIGVVGAALAARYDRLLSFTLGIQFLQGDSKLSHTANFIACTVGSAVSLGLAKASFDLVKSEFEFPTYIMGGVPTWAAELVMPLGFLLIAIRLFMHGTETITERLAGLSVIVGLSMIGIFSSLAGSGIVWVGFVVLFLAIIAGTPVFIALGGAALLLFWHNQVPIASIPSEMYRIVTSPILPTIPLFTLAGYFLSEGGASKRLVRVFRTWFGWMPGGEAIATILVCAFFTAFTGGSGVTILAFGGLLMPLLLRAGYKEEFSLGLVTASGSLGLLFPPSLPIILYAVIAHVPVPNLFLGGIIPGLLLLGLLALWGFRHGAATKSVTRTPFGWQDALDSLWKAKWEVAIPFIILIGIFGGYASLVETAAIAAAYTLAIEVFVYRDLGLGKDFREVLKECAILVGGVLIILGVAMGFTSYLIDAQIPMKTLAWVQAHIESKYVFLLLLNIFLILTGAIMEIFSALVVVVPLITPLGAAFGIDPVHLGIIFLANLELGFLTPPIGMNLFLSSYRFDKPLTEVYLSTVVPLIILLLGVMAITYIPWLTEFLPNLISF encoded by the coding sequence GTGCTGGGCCTCAAGACACCGACATCCGTTTCTTCCGTATTGGAAGCCGTAGAGAGCTGGTTTACCTACCTGATTCTCCTCGCGCTCATGCTGTTGCCGCTCGGTGAAATCATTACCCGGAATTTCCTCGGTTCAAGTATGCCCGGGGCGGTATTGGTGGTCCAGCACCTGACGCTCTGGATCGGTGTTGTGGGGGCCGCGCTGGCCGCGCGATATGACCGGCTCCTTTCATTTACCCTGGGGATTCAGTTTTTACAGGGTGACTCCAAACTCTCCCACACAGCTAATTTTATTGCGTGTACCGTAGGATCCGCCGTATCGCTGGGACTCGCCAAAGCCAGTTTTGATCTAGTGAAATCCGAGTTTGAGTTTCCCACGTACATTATGGGTGGTGTGCCGACCTGGGCCGCGGAACTGGTTATGCCGCTGGGCTTCCTGCTTATCGCTATCCGGCTGTTCATGCACGGCACCGAGACAATCACCGAACGACTTGCAGGCCTTTCGGTGATTGTCGGATTAAGCATGATCGGGATTTTTTCTTCGCTGGCCGGTTCCGGTATTGTCTGGGTTGGATTTGTGGTACTCTTTCTGGCGATTATCGCCGGGACGCCGGTGTTCATCGCGCTGGGCGGTGCAGCGTTACTCTTATTCTGGCATAATCAGGTACCGATTGCCTCTATTCCCAGCGAAATGTATCGCATCGTTACGTCGCCGATCCTTCCGACGATTCCGTTGTTTACGCTGGCTGGTTATTTCCTCTCGGAAGGTGGCGCGTCCAAGCGACTGGTCCGGGTATTCCGGACCTGGTTCGGCTGGATGCCCGGCGGGGAAGCGATTGCGACTATCCTGGTCTGCGCGTTTTTTACGGCATTCACCGGCGGCTCCGGCGTTACGATTCTGGCGTTTGGTGGCCTGCTAATGCCGCTGCTGCTCCGTGCCGGCTATAAGGAAGAGTTCTCGCTGGGATTGGTGACGGCTTCAGGTTCGCTGGGATTGCTATTTCCCCCGAGTCTGCCGATTATTCTGTATGCGGTAATCGCCCACGTACCGGTGCCGAATCTGTTCCTAGGCGGGATTATTCCGGGCTTGCTGTTGTTGGGACTTCTGGCGCTTTGGGGATTCCGACACGGTGCAGCAACAAAATCAGTCACGCGAACGCCGTTCGGCTGGCAGGACGCGCTGGATTCGCTATGGAAGGCCAAGTGGGAAGTGGCGATCCCGTTTATTATCCTGATCGGAATTTTCGGCGGGTACGCCTCGCTGGTGGAAACGGCAGCTATCGCGGCCGCTTACACGCTGGCCATCGAGGTGTTTGTCTACCGCGATCTCGGTCTTGGTAAAGATTTCCGCGAGGTATTGAAAGAGTGTGCCATTTTGGTTGGCGGGGTCCTCATTATTCTCGGTGTGGCTATGGGATTCACCAGCTACCTGATCGACGCACAAATTCCAATGAAGACCCTGGCGTGGGTGCAGGCGCACATTGAGTCGAAATATGTCTTTCTCCTGTTATTGAATATCTTTCTGATCCTGACTGGCGCGATTATGGAAATTTTCTCTGCGCTGGTGGTGGTAGTTCCATTAATTACTCCGCTGGGCGCCGCTTTCGGTATCGATCCTGTTCACCTTGGCATCATTTTTCTCGCCAACCTTGAACTCGGCTTCCTGACGCCGCCAATCGGCATGAACCTGTTTCTCTCTTCCTACCGATTCGACAAGCCATTAACGGAAGTCTATCTTTCTACAGTTGTTCCTTTGATTATTCTCCTCCTGGGCGTCATGGCGATCACCTATATTCCGTGGCTCACTGAATTCTTACCGAATCTTATCTCGTTTTAA